A genomic window from Salvia miltiorrhiza cultivar Shanhuang (shh) chromosome 5, IMPLAD_Smil_shh, whole genome shotgun sequence includes:
- the LOC131024245 gene encoding peroxidase 29-like, with translation MHAGFVNALKLRCPADQDASASKVKFVTNDLTPVLFDNEYFVNTMRGRGVLKIDAAMPLDSRTRPFVEKFASDHNAFYRAFSSAFVKLSSSNVLTGKQGVIRRSCNRLN, from the coding sequence ATGCATGCCGGATTTGTAAATGCATTGAAGTTGAGGTGTCCTGCCGATCAGGATGCCTCGGCTTCAAAAGTGAAGTTCGTCACGAATGATTTGACACCTGTACTATTCGACAACGAGTACTTTGTGAACACAATGAGAGGTCGAGGAGTGCTCAAGATTGATGCTGCAATGCCTTTGGATTCAAGAACTAGGCCATTTGTTGAGAAGTTTGCTAGTGATCACAATGCATTTTATCGAGCCTTTTCATCGGCTTTTGTTAAGCTTTCTTCTTCTAATGTTCTTACAGGAAAACAAGGTGTGATTAGGAGGAGTTGTAATCGGTTGAATTGA